A single window of Triplophysa rosa linkage group LG20, Trosa_1v2, whole genome shotgun sequence DNA harbors:
- the tmem51b gene encoding transmembrane protein 51b, whose product MCSSGQALCSGSRHSPTNDGNSSGSQYALCALGMGLVALGVVMIVWTIVPSDVVQPHNGTAPGLNNGKGEDGKTTSVAYVLVGVGIAMLLLAICLGVRNKKRRRRSETAGVRSPNYVGREHDEPSNEEPVPSFDVPTYEEAVTSGQYPVRQSNLRQSYQLPSYEDLIAAVENEGQQLSGGNGQEAPAPGPQPAAPSSQPARSGSRASRIFRPLRVRRIKSEKLHLKDIRLNIQSPAQGGVVTIEPLTPPPKYEDKPPQLPTEPV is encoded by the exons ATGTGCTCCAGTGGGCAGGCTCTGTGTTCGGGAAGTAGGCATTCACCCACCAATGATGGCAATAGCTCAGGCTCCCAGTATGCTCTCTGTGCGCTGGGTATGGGCTTGGTGGCACTTGGAGTTGTCATGATTGTGTGGACGATAGTCCCTTCTGACGTGGTACAGCCGCACAATGGTACAGCCCCGGGTCTGAACAATGGAAAAGGTGAAGATGGAAAGACGACATCAGTTGCGTATGTGCTGGTGGGAGTCGGAATAGCTATGTTGCTTCTCGCTATATGTTTGGGGGTGAGGAACAAGAAGCGCAGGAGACGGTCTGAAACTGCAGGCGTACGCAGTCCTAACTATGTGGGCCGTGAGCATGATGAGCC ATCAAATGAAGAACCAGTTCCCAGCTTTGATGTACCCACCTATGAGGAAGCGGTCACCAGTGGACAGTACCCAGTTAGGCAAAGCAACTTGAGACAGAGCTACCAGCTGCCCTCGTATGAAGATCTGATCGCCGCTGTTGAAAACGAAGGCCAGCAACTAAGTGGAGGTAATGGCCAGGAGGCTCCAGCCCCCGGACCCCAGCCCGCAGCCCCCAGCTCCCAGCCAGCACGCAGCGGCAGCAGGGCCAGCCGCATCTTTAGACCCCTCAGAGTGCGCAGAATCAAGTCAGAGAAACTCCATCTGAAGGATATTCGTCTTAATATCCAAAGTCCCGCACAAGGTGGGGTGGTGACTATTGAACCACTGACCCCTCCGCCAAAGTATGAGGATAAGCCACCTCAACTCCCCACAGAACCAGTGTAA